A genomic window from Flavobacterium phycosphaerae includes:
- a CDS encoding NAD-dependent epimerase/dehydratase family protein, producing MKTAVVVGANGFLGSALVNTLLNQDFEVIAVYNANHDKINHKAKLVTNAEILNSAIQPDFIFYLSGNYAASAAQLQEINETLSHYVSTFSKAKMVYVSSTNVYGSTPGIVTENTPFTNPGLYAQSKLEGEIIVKAMQHFAIIRLAYIYGPGITNSSFIPAIIHSAKEHKKITLFGVGAREQDYIYIDDAVSLCIAGALQSENHIYLGATGVSVSNKQVAEEIQKHIPCNIEFTGEENGQSFYFNPKQTFEILHWRPQIGISEGIKKMLV from the coding sequence ATGAAAACAGCTGTAGTTGTTGGTGCCAATGGCTTCCTGGGAAGCGCTTTAGTAAATACATTACTCAATCAGGATTTTGAAGTGATAGCGGTTTATAATGCTAATCATGACAAAATAAATCATAAGGCAAAATTAGTTACTAATGCTGAAATACTAAACTCAGCTATACAGCCCGATTTTATTTTTTACTTATCCGGAAACTATGCCGCTTCTGCCGCTCAATTACAAGAAATCAATGAAACGTTGTCTCACTATGTGTCAACATTTTCCAAGGCCAAAATGGTCTATGTGTCGAGTACCAATGTTTATGGCTCGACTCCCGGAATAGTAACCGAAAATACCCCCTTTACGAACCCCGGATTATATGCTCAGTCAAAATTAGAAGGGGAAATTATTGTAAAAGCAATGCAGCATTTTGCCATCATTCGCTTGGCCTATATTTATGGCCCCGGAATTACCAATAGTTCGTTTATTCCGGCTATTATTCATTCGGCCAAAGAACATAAAAAAATCACCTTGTTCGGTGTTGGAGCACGCGAACAGGATTATATTTATATAGACGATGCGGTTAGCCTATGCATTGCCGGTGCTTTGCAAAGCGAAAACCATATTTATTTAGGAGCTACCGGTGTTTCGGTTTCCAATAAGCAAGTGGCTGAAGAAATTCAAAAACATATACCTTGCAACATTGAGTTTACCGGAGAAGAAAACGGACAATCGTTTTATTTCAATCCGAAACAAACTTTTGAAATACTCCATTGGCGGCCACAAATTGGTATTTCAGAAGGAATAAAGAAAATGTTAGTATGA
- a CDS encoding polysaccharide biosynthesis protein, whose amino-acid sequence MLFHDRKLFLNTGLVINGFLSFSFLFLYRVIVKQTYERYFNLGDRTNLTKALIFGTDANAIALANALQTEMPKRFKVTGFIEKSSQNTTKRILNAPILHMKDSAAVLLKETNSEALIIVDKNLSKLERSQIVEDCLEMGFKVYTIPLLADLEGQKEITKSIKTFEIQDLLERKPIVLDNKAISKQLKGKKVMVTGAAGSIGSEIVRQVLTFEPKKIIVLDQAESPLHELSLEIMNVNPNVRIVNVIADIRIKESIEQIFIKYKPEVVYHAAAYKHVPLMEENPAQAIFTNVLGTKNIADLAFEHDVERFVMVSTDKAVNPSNVMGASKRIAEKYVQSLDYKLKENDENGIKTKYITTRFGNVLGSNGSVVPLFTRQIQEGGPITITHPEIIRYFMTIPEACQLVLEAGTMGNGGEIFIFDMGAPVKIIDLARKMIRLAGFVPDKDIEIKIIGLRPGEKLYEELLNDTSKNLPTHNEKILIAHESMIKYDEINKALTELIETARLKSNNAIVTKMKKIVPEYKSLNSIYQELDGI is encoded by the coding sequence ATGCTTTTTCATGACCGAAAACTATTTCTCAATACCGGGTTGGTGATTAACGGATTTTTATCGTTTTCCTTTTTATTTCTTTACCGGGTTATTGTCAAACAAACATATGAACGTTACTTCAATTTGGGCGATAGAACCAATTTAACCAAAGCCTTGATTTTTGGTACCGATGCTAATGCTATAGCTTTGGCCAATGCCTTGCAAACTGAAATGCCGAAGCGATTTAAAGTGACCGGTTTTATTGAAAAATCAAGTCAGAATACCACCAAAAGAATACTCAATGCACCCATACTGCACATGAAAGACAGTGCTGCTGTTTTGTTGAAAGAAACCAACAGTGAAGCCTTAATCATTGTAGATAAAAACCTCTCAAAACTCGAACGATCTCAAATTGTGGAAGATTGTTTGGAGATGGGTTTCAAAGTATACACTATTCCGTTACTTGCCGATTTAGAAGGGCAAAAGGAAATTACCAAAAGCATCAAGACGTTTGAGATTCAGGATTTGCTGGAAAGAAAACCAATAGTTTTAGACAACAAAGCCATTTCAAAACAATTGAAAGGCAAAAAAGTAATGGTTACCGGTGCCGCCGGTTCCATAGGAAGCGAAATCGTTCGTCAGGTATTAACTTTTGAGCCGAAAAAAATAATAGTGTTGGATCAGGCCGAGTCGCCTTTGCACGAGTTGAGCCTTGAAATCATGAATGTAAATCCCAATGTGCGTATTGTAAACGTGATTGCTGACATCAGAATTAAGGAAAGCATTGAGCAGATTTTTATAAAATACAAGCCTGAAGTAGTTTACCATGCAGCTGCTTATAAGCACGTTCCTTTGATGGAAGAAAATCCGGCACAAGCCATTTTTACCAATGTTTTAGGGACCAAAAATATAGCTGATTTGGCTTTTGAGCATGATGTAGAGCGCTTTGTTATGGTCTCCACCGATAAAGCGGTTAATCCGAGCAATGTCATGGGAGCCAGTAAAAGGATAGCCGAAAAATATGTGCAGTCTTTAGATTATAAACTCAAAGAAAACGATGAAAACGGCATAAAAACAAAATACATTACAACCCGATTCGGAAATGTTTTAGGCTCTAATGGTTCTGTAGTTCCGTTGTTTACCAGACAAATTCAGGAAGGTGGGCCAATTACCATTACACACCCCGAAATCATTCGTTATTTTATGACCATACCCGAAGCTTGTCAACTGGTTCTCGAAGCCGGTACGATGGGGAATGGAGGTGAAATTTTTATTTTTGATATGGGTGCTCCGGTCAAAATTATCGACTTGGCCAGAAAGATGATTCGACTGGCAGGATTTGTTCCGGATAAAGACATTGAAATCAAAATTATTGGCTTGCGTCCCGGAGAGAAATTATATGAAGAGCTGTTGAACGACACGTCTAAAAATTTGCCAACACACAATGAAAAAATCCTCATCGCCCATGAGAGCATGATAAAGTATGATGAGATAAATAAAGCGTTGACCGAGTTAATTGAAACAGCCCGTTTAAAATCTAATAACGCCATCGTTACTAAAATGAAAAAAATTGTTCCGGAGTATAAAAGTTTGAATTCTATTTATCAGGAGTTAGATGGTATTTAA
- a CDS encoding DegT/DnrJ/EryC1/StrS family aminotransferase, with product MSNSKIWLSSPHMGGSEQKFVQEAFDTNWVAPLGPNVTGFEDDLENYLGEDVFVAALSSGTAALHLALIMLDVKPGDEVICQSMTFSASANPIVYLGAKPVFVDSETETMNISPAFLEEAILNGISRGKKPKVIVIVHLYGMPCKVDEVRDIADKYGIPIVEDSAEALGSTYKGKKCGTFGDISILSFNGNKIITTSGGGAMVTKTTAQKNKAVFLSTQARDNAPHYQHSEIGYNYRMSNICAGIGRGQMEVLDKHLKLRRNMHQFYIDLFSGIDGVTVFSEPNTDFYSNHWLSCVQFDTTKTNGINREDLRLALEKENIESRPLWKPMHLQPVFSDCAFFGSDISENLFTNGLCLPSSSNLTDNDRERITKVIQTLFNA from the coding sequence ATGAGCAATTCAAAAATATGGTTGTCGTCTCCGCACATGGGTGGGAGTGAGCAAAAATTTGTACAAGAGGCATTTGATACCAACTGGGTAGCCCCTTTAGGACCCAATGTAACCGGATTTGAAGATGATTTGGAAAATTATTTGGGCGAAGATGTTTTTGTAGCAGCATTAAGTTCCGGGACAGCAGCTTTGCATTTGGCACTAATCATGTTGGATGTAAAACCCGGCGATGAAGTGATTTGTCAAAGCATGACGTTCTCAGCTTCTGCCAATCCGATAGTGTATTTAGGCGCTAAACCTGTTTTTGTAGACAGCGAAACAGAAACCATGAACATATCGCCGGCATTTTTGGAAGAAGCTATTCTTAATGGTATTTCACGAGGCAAAAAGCCGAAAGTTATTGTGATTGTTCATTTATATGGCATGCCTTGTAAAGTGGATGAAGTCAGAGATATTGCCGATAAATACGGAATTCCGATAGTGGAAGATAGTGCCGAAGCGCTGGGCAGTACCTACAAAGGAAAGAAATGCGGAACCTTTGGCGATATTAGTATTTTATCGTTCAACGGAAATAAAATTATTACTACTTCCGGCGGCGGTGCTATGGTTACCAAAACAACAGCACAAAAAAATAAAGCTGTTTTTCTTTCCACTCAAGCCCGTGACAATGCACCGCATTACCAGCACAGTGAAATTGGTTACAATTACAGAATGAGTAATATTTGTGCCGGAATTGGCAGAGGACAGATGGAAGTCTTAGACAAGCATTTAAAGTTGAGAAGAAACATGCATCAGTTTTATATTGATTTGTTTTCCGGAATTGACGGAGTGACTGTTTTTTCAGAACCTAATACTGATTTTTATTCTAACCATTGGCTTTCCTGTGTACAGTTTGATACCACTAAAACCAACGGTATCAACAGAGAGGATTTAAGATTGGCCCTAGAAAAGGAGAACATTGAATCACGCCCGTTGTGGAAACCTATGCACTTGCAACCCGTTTTTAGCGATTGCGCTTTTTTTGGTTCCGATATATCAGAAAACTTGTTTACAAACGGACTTTGTTTACCCTCAAGTTCCAACTTAACTGACAACGATAGAGAAAGAATTACGAAAGTGATTCAGACATTGTTTAACGCATAA
- a CDS encoding sugar transferase, with protein sequence MIGIIVLFWILASIDTRANGLFTQDRVGQFGKLFKIYKLRTINDADNSISAFGAFLRKYKIDELPQLWNVLLGNMSFVGPRPDIQGYYDALEGEERNILKLKPGITSRASIKYFNEEYLLEQQQNPKQYNDEVIFRDKVKLNLDYYYQGNSVSEDIKIIMETVVF encoded by the coding sequence TTGATAGGGATAATAGTTTTGTTCTGGATTTTGGCCAGCATTGATACTCGGGCTAACGGACTTTTTACACAAGACAGAGTGGGGCAGTTTGGTAAATTGTTTAAGATTTATAAATTGCGGACCATCAATGATGCTGATAATAGCATCTCTGCCTTTGGGGCTTTCTTGCGAAAGTACAAAATAGACGAACTGCCTCAGTTGTGGAATGTATTGTTGGGAAACATGAGTTTCGTAGGGCCAAGACCTGATATACAAGGATACTATGATGCATTGGAAGGTGAGGAGCGCAATATTCTGAAATTAAAACCGGGGATTACGAGTAGGGCATCTATTAAATATTTTAACGAAGAATATCTTTTAGAGCAACAGCAAAACCCGAAACAATACAACGATGAAGTGATTTTCAGAGATAAAGTAAAACTGAATTTAGACTATTATTATCAAGGGAATTCGGTTTCCGAGGATATAAAAATTATAATGGAAACAGTGGTTTTTTGA
- a CDS encoding GumC family protein → MDNSHIDSHEKVSNFNIIEEFFKYFRYWYYFLISVLVCFFAVKYYLNHTIPVYESQTSVKIIDDSKNSFTLPSTGLSLFSRSKVNLDNQIEVLKSYRLLEQVTKSLNLNTQYFKVNYFNNLELWKSRPFNVEWLSSSVANENKTLTIEIELQKEGYRILEVNGNDKNELVPYNAIRNIKGIPFRLSLQIGANPEKFFGNQYSIRKSSVQSTVVGLAAALKISNKNENSDVLNLSITGANKDKSEAILNEIIKQFDIDGLNDRRLVSQRTIEFVNERFKSLEKELDSIETRKANYKRNKELTFLEADAASVTDSKITAKNDVFQTETQIALSKLLEQSVKSDKNLSLLPTNIGVLNTDINTLINTFNTFVLQRDRLLVSAGENNPNAKILKSKLADLQVNILQTIKDYQQELEVSLAKNNIVKKATMSKFSEIPFDEKVLVGIDRNKNIKEALYILLLQKREEAAVNLAITSSSIKVIDYALTNSIPASPKRGTYFMASIIVGLLLPFLIIYISFLLDDKVHNIEDISKFARGKIILSEIPHIDHAEKLTTFNDRSILGESFRILRTNLTYILPLKVDKQGQTILVASTIKGEGKTFTAINLSISFAIMNKKVLLIGADLRNPQLHQYLSTNKNELGLQDYLHDPSVDWHNIIKKDQLDNPNLDIILSGRIPPNPAELLSNGRKEILLNEAKKEYDLIIIDSAPTLLVTDTLLISQFVDATLYVVRADFTPKKLIPFSVNLSNREKLKNMTYVINNVGLNYGYGYKYGYSYKYKYNYAYGYGYGYAADMNNRKSLVKRFKSLFKKKNKEA, encoded by the coding sequence ATGGACAACAGTCATATCGACTCACATGAAAAAGTGAGTAATTTCAATATCATAGAAGAGTTTTTCAAGTACTTCCGATATTGGTATTACTTTTTAATTTCCGTATTAGTTTGTTTTTTCGCCGTTAAATATTACCTGAATCATACTATTCCGGTTTACGAATCGCAGACGAGTGTTAAAATCATTGACGACTCTAAAAACAGCTTCACTTTGCCTAGCACAGGTTTGTCATTGTTTAGTCGCTCCAAAGTAAACTTAGACAATCAGATTGAGGTTTTGAAATCGTATCGATTATTAGAACAAGTAACCAAGAGTTTAAATCTTAACACGCAGTATTTCAAAGTAAATTATTTCAATAATTTAGAATTATGGAAAAGCCGCCCGTTCAATGTTGAATGGCTGAGTTCCTCTGTAGCCAATGAAAATAAAACCCTAACCATTGAAATTGAATTGCAAAAGGAGGGGTATAGAATCCTGGAAGTTAACGGGAACGACAAAAATGAGTTAGTGCCCTATAATGCCATTCGCAACATAAAAGGAATTCCGTTTAGGTTGTCATTACAAATAGGGGCTAATCCTGAGAAATTTTTTGGGAACCAATATTCAATACGTAAAAGTTCGGTGCAATCTACCGTTGTCGGGTTAGCAGCTGCTTTGAAAATTTCAAATAAAAATGAAAATTCCGATGTCTTAAACCTCTCTATCACCGGAGCCAACAAAGACAAATCGGAGGCCATTTTAAATGAAATTATCAAGCAGTTTGATATTGATGGTTTGAATGACAGACGTTTGGTTTCGCAAAGAACCATTGAGTTTGTGAACGAGCGTTTCAAATCTTTGGAAAAAGAATTAGATTCAATTGAAACTCGAAAAGCCAACTATAAACGCAACAAAGAATTAACCTTCTTAGAAGCCGATGCTGCCTCAGTAACCGATAGTAAAATAACAGCCAAAAACGATGTTTTTCAAACTGAAACACAAATTGCATTATCTAAACTTTTAGAACAATCGGTTAAATCGGATAAGAATTTAAGTTTGTTGCCAACAAATATCGGAGTGTTGAATACCGATATCAATACGTTGATTAACACTTTTAATACGTTTGTGTTGCAACGCGACAGGTTATTGGTAAGTGCCGGTGAAAACAACCCGAATGCCAAAATCCTGAAGAGCAAATTAGCTGATCTTCAGGTTAATATTTTGCAAACCATCAAGGATTACCAACAAGAATTGGAAGTTTCTTTAGCTAAAAATAACATTGTTAAGAAGGCTACGATGAGCAAGTTCAGTGAAATTCCGTTTGATGAAAAAGTCCTCGTTGGTATAGATCGAAATAAAAATATCAAAGAAGCACTTTACATTCTTTTATTGCAAAAAAGAGAAGAAGCAGCAGTGAATTTGGCTATTACTTCTTCATCGATAAAAGTGATTGATTATGCTTTGACCAACTCGATTCCAGCTTCGCCAAAAAGAGGAACCTATTTTATGGCTTCCATAATTGTTGGTTTGTTATTGCCTTTCTTAATCATTTACATCAGCTTTTTGTTGGATGATAAAGTACATAACATTGAAGATATTTCGAAATTTGCTCGAGGTAAAATAATCCTTTCCGAGATTCCGCATATTGATCATGCCGAGAAACTAACTACTTTCAATGATAGGTCTATACTTGGGGAATCCTTCAGGATACTCCGAACCAATTTGACGTATATTTTACCGTTGAAAGTTGATAAACAAGGACAGACTATTTTGGTGGCATCCACGATAAAAGGAGAAGGAAAAACATTTACGGCAATCAACTTGTCTATTTCGTTTGCCATCATGAACAAAAAAGTGTTGTTGATTGGGGCCGATTTAAGAAACCCTCAGTTGCACCAATACTTAAGCACCAATAAAAATGAATTAGGACTTCAGGATTATCTTCATGATCCTTCTGTTGATTGGCATAACATTATCAAAAAAGACCAATTGGATAACCCGAATTTAGATATTATATTATCGGGAAGAATACCGCCAAACCCTGCTGAATTATTATCGAATGGCCGTAAAGAAATCTTACTAAACGAAGCCAAAAAAGAGTACGACTTAATCATCATTGATAGCGCGCCGACCTTATTGGTTACAGATACCTTGTTGATTTCTCAGTTTGTGGATGCTACTTTGTATGTGGTTAGAGCCGACTTTACTCCGAAGAAATTGATTCCGTTCTCGGTGAATTTAAGCAACCGCGAGAAATTGAAAAACATGACTTATGTAATCAATAATGTGGGATTAAATTATGGTTACGGGTACAAATACGGCTACAGCTATAAATACAAATATAACTATGCTTATGGCTATGGTTATGGCTATGCAGCTGATATGAATAACAGAAAGTCGTTGGTAAAACGGTTTAAGTCCTTATTCAAAAAGAAGAATAAAGAAGCCTAA
- a CDS encoding sugar transferase: protein MYRNYIKRFIDFTASLIGFIILFPILLIVSVFLYFANAGKPFFVQSRPGKNGVIFKIIKFKTMNDKKDKFGNLLSDEIRLTTIGKLVRKTSLDEIPQLLNVIKGDMSLIGPRPLLPSYLDYYTPFQHRRHEVKPGITGWTQVNGRNSLSWDQKFELDVWYVDHISFALDVKIIIKTIQKIIKTNEISAEGHATMPRFDDLQRNKTNS from the coding sequence ATGTATAGAAATTATATAAAACGTTTTATTGATTTTACAGCCTCTCTGATAGGATTCATTATTTTATTTCCGATTTTACTTATAGTCTCAGTATTCCTTTATTTTGCTAATGCCGGAAAACCTTTTTTCGTTCAGTCAAGACCGGGAAAAAATGGAGTCATTTTTAAAATTATTAAGTTTAAAACGATGAACGATAAGAAGGATAAATTTGGTAATCTATTGTCCGATGAAATTCGATTAACTACTATTGGGAAGTTGGTTCGAAAAACTTCTTTAGACGAAATCCCACAATTATTAAATGTTATCAAAGGCGATATGAGCTTGATTGGACCTAGACCGCTATTGCCAAGTTACCTCGATTACTATACGCCTTTTCAACACAGAAGACACGAAGTAAAACCCGGTATAACCGGCTGGACACAGGTCAATGGCAGAAATTCGTTAAGCTGGGACCAAAAATTTGAATTAGATGTGTGGTATGTTGATCATATCTCGTTTGCGTTGGATGTAAAAATTATTATTAAAACCATTCAGAAAATTATCAAAACCAATGAAATCTCAGCCGAAGGTCATGCCACCATGCCGCGTTTTGATGATTTACAAAGGAATAAGACAAACTCATGA
- a CDS encoding metallophosphoesterase family protein, which yields MKIIIFGDVHGNLVALEELFRLEKTESDAFICHGDVVNYGPWTNDCIQYLKEISNVTLLKGNHEKYFIDGLYDGTNEIAQAFSNSVMLILIKN from the coding sequence ATGAAAATCATAATCTTTGGCGATGTTCATGGCAATTTGGTGGCCTTGGAAGAATTGTTCCGATTAGAAAAAACGGAATCCGATGCTTTCATCTGCCATGGCGATGTGGTAAATTACGGGCCATGGACGAATGATTGTATTCAGTATTTAAAAGAAATATCTAATGTTACTTTGCTCAAAGGCAATCACGAAAAGTATTTTATTGACGGTTTGTATGACGGTACCAATGAAATTGCACAAGCTTTTTCAAACAGTGTTATGCTCATTTTGATAAAAAACTAA
- a CDS encoding ATP-grasp domain-containing protein, whose translation MKKNILVTGAGALLGQGILRLLQIADFPKKIYTADPDPRSSGHWLGDYALTIPKVNENGYIDAIKKITVDYNIDAILVGTDVELPILAQYKEEFQTQFNCKVIVSNEEVIAIANDKFLTAAFLQKNNFPFPFSVMANDKNKLAEIEQKLGFPLFAKPFDGARSLGIKKINNHDELMEIYHPDSNLVVQQYLSESDGEYTSGCVVVKGKCKVVVTLKRDLRDGNTYRAYRDTETSKYDSFIIPIAEKLNADGPVNFQFRILNGEPVIFEINGRFSGTTPLRHFFGFNEVEALLKYYLFGEEIKTPELKNGIVLRTWSDLFVEEQEFNTLKNEGKFEDLTPKFYNFSLKE comes from the coding sequence ATGAAGAAAAATATTCTAGTTACCGGTGCCGGGGCATTGCTCGGACAAGGGATTTTGAGATTATTGCAAATAGCTGATTTTCCTAAAAAAATATACACCGCCGATCCCGATCCGCGTTCCTCAGGGCATTGGCTCGGCGATTACGCTCTGACCATTCCCAAAGTAAACGAAAACGGTTATATTGATGCCATCAAGAAAATTACGGTTGATTATAATATTGACGCCATTTTAGTAGGTACCGATGTAGAGTTGCCGATTTTGGCCCAATACAAAGAGGAATTCCAAACCCAATTTAACTGTAAAGTCATCGTTAGCAATGAAGAAGTAATTGCGATAGCCAATGACAAATTTTTAACCGCTGCTTTTTTACAAAAAAATAATTTCCCCTTTCCGTTTTCGGTGATGGCGAATGATAAAAACAAACTGGCCGAAATAGAACAAAAACTGGGCTTTCCATTATTTGCCAAACCTTTTGACGGCGCTCGTTCTTTGGGTATAAAAAAAATAAACAACCACGACGAACTGATGGAAATTTACCATCCCGACAGTAATTTGGTCGTGCAACAATACCTATCCGAGTCCGATGGCGAATACACCTCAGGTTGTGTGGTAGTAAAAGGGAAATGTAAAGTAGTGGTCACACTCAAACGCGATTTAAGAGACGGCAACACTTACAGAGCTTACCGTGACACTGAAACTTCAAAGTACGATTCGTTTATTATTCCGATTGCCGAAAAGTTAAATGCTGACGGTCCGGTTAATTTTCAGTTCCGAATTCTAAACGGGGAACCGGTAATTTTTGAAATCAACGGACGCTTCAGTGGTACAACGCCTTTACGCCATTTTTTCGGATTTAATGAAGTGGAAGCGTTATTGAAGTACTATTTGTTTGGAGAAGAAATTAAAACACCTGAACTGAAAAACGGCATTGTTTTAAGAACCTGGTCGGATCTTTTTGTAGAAGAACAGGAATTTAATACACTCAAAAACGAAGGTAAATTTGAAGATCTGACTCCAAAGTTTTATAATTTTTCGCTGAAAGAATAA
- a CDS encoding tyrosine-protein phosphatase: MIHFFKPKPFLLDFIPDDYVDIHSHLLPGIDDGASTIEDTVKLINGLESLGFTKFITTPHIMSGVWNNTKPGIEEKLENTIAELPISTIKERFSAAAEYMIDAEFRELFKNEPLLTLRDNYVLVEISYLSAPIQLYDILFELQTCGYRPVLAHPERYNFYHHTLQEYQKLKNAGCLFQLNMLSATGYYGANVSKAADYLLAHDLIDFVGSDVHHSRHLDYIRKKVVLKNHKHLSTIFQNNSFFDF; this comes from the coding sequence TTGATACATTTTTTTAAACCTAAGCCCTTTTTACTTGACTTCATCCCCGATGATTATGTTGATATTCACTCACATTTATTACCGGGAATTGACGATGGTGCTTCGACAATTGAAGACACGGTTAAACTTATAAATGGTTTAGAAAGTTTAGGTTTTACCAAATTTATCACTACCCCTCACATTATGAGTGGCGTATGGAATAACACCAAACCAGGCATTGAGGAAAAATTGGAAAACACTATCGCTGAGTTACCCATTTCGACTATAAAAGAGCGCTTTAGTGCGGCTGCGGAATACATGATTGATGCCGAGTTTCGGGAGCTATTTAAAAACGAGCCTTTATTAACCTTGCGCGATAATTATGTTTTGGTGGAGATATCCTATTTGAGCGCCCCTATTCAGTTATACGATATTTTATTTGAACTGCAAACCTGTGGTTACAGACCCGTTTTGGCACATCCTGAACGGTATAACTTTTACCATCACACTTTACAGGAATATCAAAAGTTAAAAAATGCCGGTTGTCTTTTTCAGTTGAATATGTTATCGGCAACGGGCTACTATGGTGCCAACGTGAGCAAAGCAGCTGATTATCTTTTGGCCCATGATCTAATTGATTTTGTTGGTTCGGATGTACACCACAGCAGACATTTGGATTATATTAGAAAAAAAGTTGTCCTGAAAAACCATAAACATTTGTCTACGATTTTTCAGAACAACTCCTTTTTTGATTTTTAA
- a CDS encoding polysaccharide biosynthesis/export family protein, whose amino-acid sequence MIKKLFFLLIASLFIQSCASKKDILYYQDIQNKSQDNISYLTNKVQVNDILYIKVAALIAESAEPFNIQMSALGNINIETYKIQGYLVSQKGTITFPILGDIKVADKSTEEIQDMLSKMLSDNGYIKDATVSVRIINSKVTVLGEVKVPGTYSFDEQNISLNQAIGFAGDLTINGVRKDVLLIREINGTRTYVRLDLTSSDWFTGPYYYVKQNDVIIVNPNGPKVLTSGYLNNIGSIVGLLSFFVTVLLLLKK is encoded by the coding sequence ATGATTAAAAAGTTATTTTTCTTATTAATAGCTTCCCTTTTTATCCAGTCATGTGCTAGTAAAAAAGATATTTTATATTACCAGGATATTCAAAATAAATCCCAAGACAACATCAGTTATCTGACTAATAAAGTACAAGTAAACGACATCTTATATATAAAGGTTGCCGCTTTAATTGCGGAATCTGCCGAACCGTTCAATATTCAAATGAGCGCCTTAGGAAACATCAATATTGAAACCTATAAAATTCAAGGGTATTTGGTTTCTCAAAAAGGGACTATTACATTTCCGATTTTAGGTGATATAAAAGTGGCTGACAAAAGCACCGAAGAAATTCAGGATATGCTATCGAAAATGTTGAGCGACAACGGTTATATCAAAGATGCAACGGTAAGTGTGAGAATCATTAACAGCAAAGTAACGGTTCTGGGAGAAGTAAAAGTTCCGGGAACTTACAGTTTCGATGAACAAAATATTTCTTTAAATCAAGCCATTGGCTTTGCCGGCGATTTGACGATAAACGGAGTCAGAAAAGATGTTTTGTTAATCCGAGAAATTAACGGAACCCGAACCTATGTTCGTTTAGATTTAACTTCTTCAGATTGGTTCACCGGACCCTACTATTATGTAAAGCAAAATGATGTAATTATTGTGAATCCGAATGGTCCAAAAGTCTTGACCTCAGGTTATTTGAACAATATTGGAAGCATCGTTGGTTTGCTGTCCTTCTTCGTTACCGTTTTACTATTATTAAAAAAATAA